The Humulus lupulus chromosome 7, drHumLupu1.1, whole genome shotgun sequence region CGTAGTAACATTACTAGGAGCACCACCACTGATAATCTCCTCTTTCAGCCTCTTCATGCTCTCACTCTTCACGTAAAAGATTTCATCCACAATGTCGGAAGAGGGCATGTAAGGTGACTTGGCAGGAGGACACGTGTTGAGCTTGAGAGGCTCCTTGATGGGTGTCCCCACTAGTCTCTCTCTTTCCCATACGGGTTTCACAGAGAGCTCTTTGCCTTTGGAGAGCTCAGCCAATGCCTTGAAGATCTGGGCGGCGCCGAACCCATCGGAGACCATGTGAGATATCCCAAACCCAATGGTGAAACCTCCGCAAGCGAATCGGGTGACTTGCAGGACGAAAGGGCAGTCGCTCATGGGAGAAGGGAAGACAAAGTTCTTGGCCATCTCGAAGTCGATGTCGTCTAAGTAGTTGAGGGAGGAAAGACGACAGTTGGCTGTGGCAACCAAAAAAGGCACGCCAGTTGAATCGCAAGTCAGCTGAAGCCTTCCATCATGTTTTAGTCGTTTGAGTCTCCCTGCCAAAGGGTAGTAATAGACGAGAGCGTCGGAGAGCGCTTGCTTGGTCATCTCAGCTGGGTCGTTGCCATTAGTCTCATCTTCTTCGGCCTTGTACACGTAGATGGCTTTGGAGAAACATTCGAGGTTTGCTTCGTTGTCAAGAGTGGACAAAGACAAAACTTCCGAGGGTGTATTTTTGGAGGGCTTTACAAGCTCAACTTCCTTCTTTACAACAGAAAATTCTGTGGTGTTTAGGTGAGGAGCCATGGCAGTGCTATTGAACGATGGTAGATGATTATATGAATAAGCTTAAGAAATATAATATCTAATGTGGGTTATTGAGGTATGTAGTGAAAGGccggagtagtagtagtagcgatAAATTTTCTGAAGGAGGGTCTCTCTTATTTATACAAAATATCCGCTTCTTACCGTAGTGTTAGTGTACCTGTTTTTAAATTTGGTTGGTGGCTCTGGTTAGTTTGGCGTGCTAGATGTCTTTGTTTGAATTAATTGACTTGATTGCCCAGTTATATTTGTCCAATTtatgtaaaaatattttatatatgttcatatatttatattagtcaATTCCAGCGTTTTCTTTTGACTACTTTCAGGACATCACATTACAATGTAATTCAATTATATTCCAATTATTTATGGTACTTATGGTCAACAATGGTTGGAAACATACTAACTAAAGGTAGGTAGGGCTCTTCATATCATTTCTGGGAAAGTGGCTGATAATCACTTACACTTAACTAAAtgaattttatatttttgtttggATCGATTGGATTAATTACATACATAAATCGAACCCaaatcatttaaaaattaacCCCACTTTCTTTTCTTGGCACCAagatatataatatatagatGTAGGGACAAATGACCTTTTTTTTCCCTTCATGTCAAAGTTTGCCGACCCACCAATAAACCCATCGTTGTTTGGTGGTCTTTATTAGATAGAATTAAAatcatttcatatttttttttaaaatacgtATTTATATGTCTCGCCTATTATAAAATAGCACATCTTTTGTTTTTTCTAGCTTTTAATATCCTTAAcagttttataatttatataaatgGTGTGACGTATTTAATACTAGATAAGACATTTTGGAGGTATGAGATTTCAATTCATTTACAAAGGAAATAAGTGCAAGGAtgcaaaaaaaaaactatattgaaattccgttttttatgattaccaacttaattatttaaattaaataattaattattaaactgttacagaaatgtttaaacagatatcagatatgtttaaacagtttgtgaccagaagataaaaacgaacataaagtaaagaacacacgaatttttacgtggtatcagcaatctttgcagattgctactagtccacgaggccacgcccagagaatgaaatttattagaagaatatctaaatgattacaaaaccaaattgacttatacaaataaagactccctcttgaatttgtcgcaactgttgtaatctaaacttctaatcaaatttctgaagtgctaagatcttgaactcccttcaaatcataacacttgcacttttcctcctgaaaagtgactcacgaacaagacttctcccgaagcttgatgaccaatgtccaagtgtgttcaacctgcacaattaacacaaagaaaacaatacagaagtacactgtaataaaccactaagaacttgctggactcaagttcttcacataataaaaagtctctctaaaacttgaaaaatatttggaaaataatacaccaagagagatgatcaaaaaccaacgactTAAGGATGATTAAATActgtttagaatccctttaggtcgtggaaaacaaatcaggaatcaaacagccaataaatggaaaatcttccaaaacaggaaagtcagaatctgttcaaacagactagCAATTCGTTCAAACAGATTAATTGAACCTGGACAGattttcaacccagtttccttaaataaataaggaaacaatatatcctttattattgcaagctgtacacgatttctgggtaACCAATtcagataaataaataataattttccaattcaagaaaaagatattcttttataggaaaatatatatatttattttattaacacataCAATAAAAATCTGAATATTACAAAACAAGTaactacccattttcgaaattcaccacaaaatattacaaaagaggaaactactaatttcgaaaatatccttttaattaattttgtcataattatcaaaaatgccaataaaggattttacaatctccccctttggcaatttgatagacaaaattaattcaaaaacctgcaacacaaatgttaatgataagtaaagagaaagaactccccctgcaaacatgcatgaacttataacaaacatgaaaataaactagacttaactccccctcaaaataagaaggtccagagttaaacaaaacaacaaacaaacaGGTTTTTGGAAATCTACTCTCCCCCgttgtgtctttcaaagaagccaaagaaccataaaacaaaataacaaaaaagagTAGCAatgacaaaactaaaataaaactaaacaactgGATCTTTAGACAGAGATCGAACAGCCTCCAACACAGAACGTTGTAGTCCTTCAATTGACATCACGCGAGCAGTCAAAGAGTCAACAGAGGCTCGGACAACAGCTATTTCTGTTGCAACAAGTCCTGAATCTGTGGCAACAGAGGAGGAGGCATGAGGAATGTCATCCGAGGCAATCTTCAGAGATTGGGGCTTGACTTTCTTGGAGGAAGGAGCAGCAGTGGCTTCAGTAGGAGGGACAGAGGCCTTGTAGGAAGCAGCAGTAGTGGGTGCCACCAAGTCTTCTTGGTCACGTTGGAGATCTTTTTTCTGCAtactcaacactttataaataacttGAGGAAAAGGAAGATTCAAGTTTTTCCTGTTACCTTTGCGAAACCCAatgttttgatcatgaataaccGAAGCCAAATTTAAACCAAGACCGGTCCCCACTTTGTACAAAAATGATGCCATATCAAAAGAGATAGTGGCCGTGTGAGATGTGGGCTTCCAATTTGTTGTTGCAAACTTATGGAGAACAGCATAAGTGTAGGTGAGATTGGAGACGGAGATGACTGTGTTAGATGGCCATACCATTTTTTGTCCGACCAACTCAGTGATAACCATGTCCTTGTCAAGAGAAGCACCATCAACATCATCCTCGACAGTAAGGGAAAGGCACAAAGCAAGAGCAATGTCttgaggagaaaaagagaaccaaTGGCCCCTAACAAACACTTTATTATACAGAGGAGATGAAGGTTCAATAATTTCATTAGTAAtattggcatagaattccttgactattctatccacaaaaccaGAAAATTTAACCAAAGAACCTGTCCATTGTCGATCTTGAAGCATTGTTAGCACACCAAAAGGACGATGATCACTCAAGACATAATTTCTTTCAATGATAAATTTTCGTTGAGCATACAGAACCATATCACGTGCATTATCATTATAGCAAAAAATGGAagaataaggtttgaaatttaCACCTGACTGTTTTGGCGAAGGTGTAGAACCAGAAATAGGTTTCTTCCCTTTAGCTTTGGATGGCAAAGGAGATGCAATGTGGTCTGAGTCAGATTCGGCTTCTTGTTCAGAGGGGATAGTGTCTTCTTTTTCTGGCTcatcagactcagcctctgattCGGCAATGTCAGGAACCGTTTCATCAGACAATGTGGTATCATGAGTTGCTTCAGATTCGGACTTATCTTCCTCAGGATCAGATTCGGAGGAGGACAATGAAGGGGGATGAGCCTTCAATTTTTTCTTGGCAGCAGACAAAGGAGAAAGAGACGCATCCAACCCCAATTTCCTTTTGGGAGTCACAAAATTTTTCTTGGACTGACGCGGCTTCAAGGGCAATTTGAGCAATCCAGCAGCAACAGCTTTGGAAGAGGAGGAAACAGATTTCGATTTTGCCCTAGCCTCCAAAGACGAATCAAACGGAAGAGGAGAATGGTCCTTGGCTCGAGAGGGCACCACCACTTCAGATGGTGGTGCAACAATGTCAGCAGAGATATCTGGAAACACCATAGGATGTTCATGAGAGAGCGAAAACACCTTCTTGCGAGCCTTGGATTTGCAGGACTTTCCAACAGATGTGGGAGCTGAAGGACCAGAAAGAGGCGCCGTTGACACAGACGGAGGAGTCGAAGG contains the following coding sequences:
- the LOC133791769 gene encoding uncharacterized protein LOC133791769; translated protein: MVRTRGASSKKIPVSQSQKVPSPSTPPSVSTAPLSGPSAPTSVGKSCKSKARKKVFSLSHEHPMVFPDISADIVAPPSEVVVPSRAKDHSPLPFDSSLEARAKSKSVSSSSKAVAAGLLKLPLKPRQSKKNFVTPKRKLGLDASLSPLSAAKKKLKAHPPSLSSSESDPEEDKSESEATHDTTLSDETVPDIAESEAESDEPEKEDTIPSEQEAESDSDHIASPLPSKAKGKKPISGSTPSPKQSGVNFKPYSSIFCYNDNARDMVLYAQRKFIIERNYVLSDHRPFGVLTMLQDRQWTGSLVKFSGFVDRIVKEFYANITNEIIEPSSPLYNKVFVRGHWFSFSPQDIALALCLSLTVEDDVDGASLDKDMVITELVGQKMVWPSNTVISVSNLTYTYAVLHKFATTNWKPTSHTATISFDMASFLYKVGTGLGLNLASVIHDQNIGFRKGNRKNLNLPFPQVIYKVLSMQKKDLQRDQEDLVAPTTAASYKASVPPTEATAAPSSKKVKPQSLKIASDDIPHASSSVATDSGLVATEIAVVRASVDSLTARVMSIEGLQRSVLEAVRSLSKDPVV
- the LOC133792782 gene encoding spermidine sinapoyl-CoA acyltransferase-like, encoding MAPHLNTTEFSVVKKEVELVKPSKNTPSEVLSLSTLDNEANLECFSKAIYVYKAEEDETNGNDPAEMTKQALSDALVYYYPLAGRLKRLKHDGRLQLTCDSTGVPFLVATANCRLSSLNYLDDIDFEMAKNFVFPSPMSDCPFVLQVTRFACGGFTIGFGISHMVSDGFGAAQIFKALAELSKGKELSVKPVWERERLVGTPIKEPLKLNTCPPAKSPYMPSSDIVDEIFYVKSESMKRLKEEIISGGAPSNVTTFEILAAFVWKARLRALELNHNGKTCLYFATGLRKLIDPPLPEGYYGNAFLTSALELTGRELEEKSLSEIVNMIKEKKRDVLDNNYIKKSIDICETKLANGDNPKIKATGALMALTDWRNLGLVSDEFGSGWKIENVTSLPWDCFGSVDLCTFLPAPKSDPSLKGGVGILVSLPRQAMPKFKQEIDALH